From one Triticum aestivum cultivar Chinese Spring chromosome 4B, IWGSC CS RefSeq v2.1, whole genome shotgun sequence genomic stretch:
- the LOC123089393 gene encoding monosaccharide-sensing protein 2, with translation MVLHKWAHQPPKANIDAKYTYRRPKGSQILQTEPPRSADHDGRQRSRAERKPGRPSGASGVSLDSTMEDLTRPLVRESEANLHAKLAPSGSGSGLRQACKKLRDLTTVDRAVLVAFVASIGNLLQGWDNASIAGAMFYIKDEFKLDSMPMIEGCIMAMALFGATIITTLSGMLSDKFGRWAMLLTSAVLSFVSALLVIFWSQHVYMLLFVRLIQGFSIGLAVTLVPLYIVETAPPDMRGKLSTFPQLSGSAGMFLSYCMVFWMSMLPKVSWRIMLGIQLIPSLIYSILTIFYLPETPSWLVSQGRVDEAKMVLQKLRRKEDVSGEMASLLEGTQVGDTPSIEEYLISTNESMLREKVIGNDEIIKLYGLPEDLHCVAYPLKRTNTEESAIGHSVSRGASFYDPVVNIIGSMHGLPEVAHGIFNELEQQGPIEGDEENQEETKEHELEHNRDDTYDSEHDYLIQPKPTNINDFVICRKSGHIGGGWQLAWKMSSGYHLDGQMEGGMERVYLHEGGVPSSENLLDAPIDGNFIQATALVNKSVFHKSGHNIGIHSPNKDYRSTKWKDLLEPGVKRALVVGVGIQVLQQFAGINGILYYTPQILEQAGVGVLLSKFGINSSSVSILMSALTTLLMLPFICIAMWLMDRSGRRRILLVTIPILVVSLVVLVTVNIVNLSAELHALLSTMSVGIYFCIFVMGFGPIPNIFCSEIFPNKVRAICLAICSLVFWICDIIVTYTLPVLLRYIGLAGVFGVYAIVCVLAFVFVCLKVPETKNIPIEVIAEFYALGGSGTQIIQERQKENSEKLLV, from the exons ATGGTGCTACATAAGTGGGCTCACCAACCACCCAAGGCGAATATAGACGCGAAGTATACGTACCGGAGACCAAAGGGCAGCCAGATCCTGCAAACCGAACCACCGAGATCAGCTGACCACGACGGCCGGCAGCGATCGAGGGCGGAACGGAAGCCCGGTCGCCCCTCGG GCGCATCGGGTGTCTCTCTGGATTCGACCATGGAAGATTTAACACGGCCTCTTGTGAGAGAGTCGGAGGCTAATCTTCATGCGAAGCTCGCTCCCTCCGGCTCCGGATCTGGACTACGACAAG CGTGTAAGAAGTTGCGTGATTTGACGACCGTTGATCGCGCGGTTCTTGTCGCGTTCGTGGCATCCATCGGCAACCTGCTCCAAGGCTGGGACAATGCCAGCATTGCAG GTGCTATGTTTTACATAAAGGACGAGTTTAAACTAGATAGCATGCCAATGATTGAGGGGTGTATTATGGCTATGGCACTTTTTGGGGCAACAATAATCACAACACTATCTGGAATGCTATCTGATAAATTTGGTCGGTGGGCGATGCTACTTACCTCGGCGGTATTGTCCTTTGTTAGTGCACTATTGGTCATATTTTGGTCCCAACATGTGTATATGCTGCTATTCGTGAGGCTTATTCAGGGATTTAGTATTGGTTTGGCAGTTACACTTGTGCCATTATATATAGTTGAGACTGCGCCTCCTGATATGAGAGGAAAATTAAGCACATTTCCCCAGTTAAGTGGTTCAGCTGGTATGTTCTTATCTTACTGCATGGTGTTTTGGATGTCCATGCTGCCAAAGGTTAGTTGGCGGATCATGCTTGGGATACAACTGATACCCTCACTAATATACTCAATTTTAACTATCTTCTATCTACCTGAGACTCCGAGTTGGCTTGTGAGCCAAGGAAGGGTGGATGAAGCCAAGATGGTTTTACAAAAACTACGAAGAAAGGAAGATGTCTCAG gtgaaatggcaagtcttttggaGGGCACACAAGTTGGTGACACTCCGTCTATTGAGGAGTACCTAATTAGCACTAACGAAAGTATGTTAAGGGAAAAGGTGATTGGCAATGATGAAATAATAAAATTATATGGACTTCCAGAAGATTTGCATTGTGTTGCCTATCCATTGAAGAGaacaaacacagaagaaagtgCCATTGGTCATTCTGTGAGTCGTGGAGCATCGTTCTATGACCCAGTTGTCAACATTATTGGGAGTATGCACGGGCTCCCTGAG GTTGCCCACGGCATATTCAATGAATTAGAACAACAAGGTCCAATTGAAGGGGATGAAGAGAATCAGGAAGAGACCAAAGAGCATGAGCTAGAACACAACCGAGATGATACCTATGATAGCGAGCATGATTATCTTATTCAACCCAAACCTACGAATATAAATGATTTTGTGATATGTCGCAAAAGCGGCCATATTGGTGGAGGTTGGCAATTGGCTTGGAAAATGTCATCAGGATATCATTTGGATGGGCAAATGGAAGGTGGCATGGAACGAGTATATTTGCATGAAGGAGGTGTACCAAGTTCTGAAAATCTACTGGATGCTCCAATAGACGGGAATTTCATTCAAGCGACTGCTTTGGTCAACAAATCGGTTTTTCACAAGTCTGGACACAATATTGGTATTCATTCACCTAATAAAGATTATAGAAGTACAAAATGGAAGGATCTGTTAGAACCTGGTGTAAAACGTGCATTGGTCGTGGGTGTTGGAATACAAGTACTTCAACAG tttgctGGCATCAATGGCATTCTTTATTACACTCCTCAAATACTTGAGCAAGCTGGTGTTGGGGTTCTTCTCTCAAAGTTTGGCATCAACTCTTCTTCAGTGTCGATTCTTATGAGCGCTCTCACAACTTTATTGATGCTTCCTTTTATCTGCATAGCCATGTGGCTTATGGACCGCTCTGGAAGAAG AAGGATACTACTTGTGACAATACCCATCTTGGTAGTGTCCCTCGTTGTTTTAGTAACCGTCAACATTGTGAATCTGAGTGCTGAACTACACGCACTGCTCTCAACAATGAGTGTTGGAATCTATTTCTGCATATTTGTCATGGGTTTTGGTCCAATACCAAATATATTCTGCTCAGAGATTTTCCCCAACAAAGTTCGTGCTATTTGCTTGGCCATATGTAGCCTAGTCTTTTGGATTTGTGACATCATTGTGACATATACCCTTCCTGTATTGTTGAGGTATATAGGTCTTGCGGGTGTTTTCGGAGTTTATGCCATTGTTTGTGTGTTGGCTTTTGTTTTCGTTTGTCTAAAGGTCCCGGAAACAAAGAATATACCTATTGAGGTCATAGCAGAGTTCTATGCACTTGGCGGGTCAGGTACCCAAATCATCCAAGAGAGGCAGAAAGAAAATTCAGAGAAATTATTAGTGTGA